The sequence CAGCACGCCCAGGTGGCGTCGCAGCGCGCGGGCCGCGTCGACGTGGTCCGCGAGGCGGCCGCGCTCACGGCATACGCGACGGGACGGTTCGCCGAGGCACTCCGAGAGCTGCGCACCGTGCGCCGTCTCAACGGCTCGAACGAGCACCTTCCCCTGATGGCGGACTGCGAGCGTGGGCTCGGCCGCCCGGAGCGAGCGCTCGAGATCGCACGCGAGGAGGGCGCCTCCGGGCTGTCCGCCGAGGCGAAGGTCGAGCTCGACGTCGTCGTGGCCGGCGCGCGCATGGACCTGGGTGAGGGCGAGGCCGCCCTTGTGCTCCTGGGCCGTCTCAAGCCCGTCGATGAGGCGCAGCGGCTGCGCATCTCCGCTGCGAAGGCCGAGGTGCTTCGCTCGCTCGGACGCGACGAGGAGGCCGAGGCGCTCGAGGCCGAGGTGCCCGAGCCCGAGGTCCCCGTGGACCCGTTCCTCGACGATGTGATCCTCTACGACACGGCCGAGGTCTGGGTCGACGAGACAGAGGACGAGGACCACGACGAGGACGAGGACCACGCCGAGATTGAGGCGAGCGACGACGAGGACCGCGGTCCCGCATCGTCCGGTGACGTCGACGAGACCATGGAAGCCGACGAGCCGGCGGAGGAGTCGGCTGACAAGGAGGACAAGTGACGGAGACGTCGACGCTGCTGGGAACGGAACTTCCGCTGCAGGAGCAGCACGACGTCGCACTGGTCGACCTCGACGGCGTCGCGTATCGCGGCCCTGAGGCGATCCCGACCGCTCCTCCGGCACTTGCGACGGCCCGCGAGGCGGGCATGCGCGTCGTCTTCGTGACGAACAACGCCAACCGCTCTCCCGAGACCGTGGCCGAGCACCTCACCGAGCTCGGCATGCCGACCACCCGTGATGAGGTCATGACGGCCGCACAGGCGGGCGCCGCGCTGCTCGCGACGCTCGTCCCCGCCGACGCGAGGGTGCTCGTGGTCGGCGGCGACGGACTCGTCGAGGCGGTCCGCGAGCTCGGCTTCGCGATGGTCGACAGCGCCGACGACAAGCCCGACGCCGTGATCCAGGGATTCAACCCCGACCTGCGCTGGCGCGACCTCGCGGAGGTCGCCTACGCGGTCCAGGGCGGCGCGGTCCACGTCGCCACCAACCTCGACCTGACGATCCCGAACGAGCGGGGCATCGCCCCTGGCAACGGCTCGCTGGTCCGCGCCGTGGCGCAGGCGACGGGCGCGATCCCTCCCGCCGCGGGCAAGCCCGAGAAGGCGATGTTCCACCTCGCGGCGGCGAAGGCAGACGCGAAGAACCCGATGATGATCGGCGACCGCCTCGACACCGACCTCATGGGTGCGCGTTCCGCTGGCTATGCGGGACTGCTCGTCCTCACGGGTGTTGACCGCGCCCGCGAGGCCATCCTCGCTGCGCCCGAGATGCGTCCGGTGTACATCTCCGATGACATGTCGGGGCTTGCCGAGCCGCATCCCTCGACCGCCCTCGTGGACGGCTGGTGGACGGTGCGGGACGCGAGGGCCCGCGTGGTCGACGGAGCGCTCGAGACCGAGGGCGGCACTCGCATCGACCGGGTCCGCGCGGCGTGCGCCGCGGCATGGAGCTTCGTGGACGAGGGTGGCGAACTCAACATTGAGGCGCTTCCCGCCCACGGGGTAGCCTGAGCCTATGGCTGACATCCACGATCACCGCGTGCCGCTGGGCGAGGTCGACTACCCACCGGAGGTGAAGCAGGCGCTTCGCTCCGTGACCGAGATGCCGGAGTCGCTGGAGGAGCAGGCGGAGTTCTTCGACAAGATCCAGGAGTCGCTGGCGAATCGTCTCCGCGACGATTCCTGAGCGAGACGTGCGGCTCGACCGCGCGCTCGCCGAGCGGGGCCTCGCCCGCTCGCGCTCGCATGCGCAGGAGCTCATCCGCTCGGGTGCGGTGACCGTCGACGGCGCCGTCTCCACCAAGCCGGCCCTCATGGTCGACGAGGTGACGTCGATCGAGGTCCATGGGCAGACGGACTACGTCTCCCGCGCGGCCTTCAAGCTGCTCGGCGCGCTCGACGCGACGGCACCGCTCGGCCTCGACATCAGCGGCATGACCGCGCTCGACGCTGGTGCGTCGACGGGCGGTTTCACTCAGGTACTGCTCGAGCGTGGCATCGGTCATGTCCATGCCGTGGACGTCGGGCACGGACAGCTCTCCGAGCGCATCGCAGCGGACCCCAGGGTGACGGCTCGCGAGGGAGTCAACGTGCGCGACCTCACGTCCGCGTCCGAGGGCGCGGGCGTGGATCTGGTGGTCGCCGACCTGTCTTTCATCTCGCTCAAGATCGTCCTCCCGGCGCTCGTCGACTTCGCGCGCGAGGGCGCCCAGATGCTGCTCATGGTCAAGCCTCAGTTCGAGGTCGGCCGTGAGCGCCTCGGCTCAGGCGGCGTCGTGACGAGCCTCTCGGACCGCGCCGAGGCGGTGGCCGCGGTGCTTGCGGAGGCGCGCGCGCTCGGCCTTGTCGTGCGCCACGTCGAGCGCAGCATGCTCCCTGGTCCACATGGGAACGTGGAGTTCTTCGTGTGGGTCGGCGGAGCATGGCAGGCTAGTGACCAGAACGCGACCGCGCCCGCATGGCCCGTCCTCGACGACGAGGCGCAGGCGGCGGCGATCGCACGCGAGGTCACGTCCTCGTCGGACAAGGAAGGGGAGTGATGGGGCGCCGGATCCTCATCGTCGCGAACCCACACCGCGAGGACACGCTCGCCGCGGTCGAGGTCGCACGCCACGCGCTCGAGAGCTCGGGCGTCGAGACGTGCGCCGTCTTCGACATGGAGCAGGACGTGCCGATCGAGGCCGCGCTCGTGCTCGGCGGTGACGGGACGATGCTGCACGCGGCCCATCTCACGCGGGACGCGGGCATCCCCCTCCTCGGCGTCAACCTCGGGCACGTCGGCTTCCTCGCAGAGCTCGAGCGTGACGACGTGGCACACGCCGCGCAGAGGCTCGCCGACGGCGCGTACACGATCGAGGAGCGCGGCACGGTCGACGTGAGCGTCGTCTCTCCCGACGGAAGTATCGAGAGCGGCTGGGCGCTCAACGAGGCCACGATCGAGCGTGCGAACCCCCGGACGATGCTCGAGGTCTCGCTGGCCGTCGACGGTCGCCCGCTCTCGAGCTTCGGGTGCGACGGCATCGTCGTGGCGACAGCCACCGGCTCGACCGCGCATGCATTCTCCGGAGGCGGTCCCGTCCTGTGGCCGAGCGTCGAGGGCCTGCTGCTCGTGCCTCTCGCCGCGCACGCGCTGTTCGCGCGTCCGCTCGTCGTCGGTCCCGACTCGACCTACACGATCACCGTCGTGCCCCATTCGGAGACCGCTGGCCACGTCGTTCTCGACGGCTCCCGCACCATGGACCTCGAGCCCGGCGGTCGCGTCGAGGTGGCCTACTCGGCCGGACGCGTGAAGCTCGCGCGCCTTACGGACGCACCCTTCACCGACCGGCTTGTGCGCAAGTTCCACCTGCCCACCACGGGATGGCGCGAGGACGGACGTGTGCGGGCCCCCGGCGTCGCGGGGGAGAGTCACTAGATGCTTCACGAGCTCTCGATCGAGAACCTCGGCGTCATCGACTCGGCCCGCCTCGAGCTGGGGCCGGGCCTCACCGTCGTCAGCGGCGAGACCGGTGCCGGCAAGACGATGGTGCTCACCGGGCTCGGGCTGATCCTCGGCTCGAAGGCCGTGCCGGCGACGGTGCGCGCGGGCGCGGACTCCGCGCTCGCCGAGGCCGTGATCGACGTCGAGCCCGGTTCCGACCAGGCGGACCGTCTCGAGGACGCGGGCGCCGTGCTCGACGAGGACGGCACGGTGGTCGTGAGCCGGTCCGTCGGCGCGACCACCAGGTCCCGTACCGTGATCGGGGGACGCACGGTCCCGCAGGCCCTGCTCGCGGACCTCGCGGGCGCGTGGGTCACGGTGCATGGCCAGTCGGAGCAGCAGCGCCTGCGCAGCGCGGCACGCCAGCGTGCGCTGCTCGACGAGTACGCGGGCACGAAGCACGCCGAGGTGCTCGGCGAGTTCACGGCGGCGTGGGACGCGTGGCGCGAGGCGCGCGATGAGCTCGAGCGCATGGAGTCGGGAGCCGACAGGGCCCGCATGGAGGCCGCGCGCATGCGCGATGACCTCGCCGCGATCGACGAGGTCGATCCCCAGCCAGGTGAGGACGAGCAGCTCGCCGCCGAGGCCGCGGTGCTGCAGAACTCCGAGGCCGTGCGTGCGGGCGTGGCCGGCGCGCACGAGGCGATCGACGGGGAGTCCGAGCTGACCCTTGTCATCGCGGTCGACGCCGCGCGCAGGGCGCTCGCCGAGGCGGCGCGCCACGATCCCGCGCTCGATGAGCTCGAGAAGCGGCTCGCCGAGATCTCGTACACCGCGTCGGACGTCTCGATGGAGCTGTCCTCGTATCTGGATCGGATGGACGCCGACCCCGCTCGCCTCGACGAGGTCCTCACCCGGCGGTCCGCGCTCGCCGGCCTGATGCGCCGCATCGGTGCCGACATGGACGGACTTCTCGAGTATCGGCTGCGCGCCGCTGAGACGGTCGCGGAGGACGATGAGTGGGACGAGCGGCTCGAGAGCCGCCGCGAGGCGGCCGCGCGGGCGGAGGCCCGCGTGCGAGATGTCGCCGCGCGCGTGACGGAGGGGCGCGTCGCGGCTGCCGCGCGTCTCGCGACCGCGGTCAACGCGGAGCTCGAGCAGCTCGCCATGCCCGACTCGCAGTTCGCCGTCGACGTCGAGCCCGACGAGCTGCGCCACTCCGGCGCGGACGCCGTCACCATGACCCTTGCGGCGCATCCCGGCGCGCCCGCGCGCCCGGTGGGGGAGGCGGCCTCGGGAGGAGAGCTCTCCCGCGTGATGCTCGCGATCGAGGTCGCGCTCGCCCGCGGCGCGCATCGCCCCGGCCACACCTTCGTGTTCGACGAGGTCGACGCCGGCGTCGGAGGCAAGGCCGCGCAGTCGGTCGGCAGGCGCCTCGCGGAGCTCGCGCGCACCCACCAGGTGCTGGTCGTCACGCATCTCGCGCAGGTCGCCGCGTTCGCCGACACGCACGTCGTCGTCGCGAAGTCGACCGACGGATCGATCACGCGCTCCCAGGTCGCGGCGGTGACCGGCGACGTGCGCGTGCAGGAGATCGCGCGGCTGCTGTCGGGACACGAGGACTCGGACACCGCACGCGCCCACGCGCTTGAGCTGCTGGAGGCCTCCACCGTGGCACCATGAGCCACATGAAGCCCACCCCCCGTCGAGACACCGCACCGACCGAGGGCGAGGTCTCCGGTCCGCTGAGGCTCGAGACGAACGCGCGCGCCCTGCTGCGGCGGCTCCGCGCCGGAGATGTCGCCGTGCTCGACCTCATGGATCTGGACTCCCGCACCGCCGAGGAGCTGATCGAGGCCCGCCCCGCGGCCGTCATCAACACCCAGCGCACCCTCTCGGGCCGCTACCCGGCGGGAGGGGCCGCGGTCCTCGTCGGCGCGGGCCTGCGCGTCGTCGACGAGGCCGGCAGCGCTGTCATGGCGCTTGCCGACGGCACCCACGTGACGGTCGGCGCTGACGGCGTGGTGAGCGCCGACGGCGACGAGCTCGCGCGGGGTACCGTCCTCAGCCCTGAATCGGTCGGCGAGGAGATGCTGGCCGCCGAGGAGGGACTGCACGTGCAGCTCGCGGCTTTCGCCGCCGACGCCGTGGACAGGGTCGAGGCCGAGGCGCCGCTCCTGCTCGACGCGGAGGGGCTGCCGGAGACCGGCGTCGACCTCAGCGGCAAGCAGGTCGTCGTGGTCGCGCCCGGATATCGGCACAAGGAGCGCCTGGCCGCGCTGCGCCCGTACCTGCGCGAGCACCGGCCCGTGATCATCGCGGTGTCCGAGGCCGCGGACTCCGTGGTGGAGAGCGCGTACCCCGCCGCGATCGTGCTCGGCGATGTCGAGACCGTGTCGGAGCGGGCGCTCAAGCGTGCGTCGCACATCTCGCTGCACGACCCCTCGGGAGGCGACGCCGGCGCGAGCAGGCTCGACCCGCTGGGCCTCGCGCACTCGCGGGTCGTGTCCACCCTTGGCAGCGCGGACCTCGCGATCCTGCTCGCGCACGCGGGTGGTGCCGCGTCGATCGTGACGCTCGGCGTGCCCGCGCGGCTCACGGAGCTGCTCGAGACCGCCGCCCACGACCAGACCACAGGCGCCGCGGGGACGTTCCTCGCGAGGCTCCAGGCGAGCGACCGGATCATCGACGCGGAGGCCCTTGCCGTGCTGTACCGCCACCGGTACCCGTGGTGGGTCGTCGCCGCGCTGCTCGCGTCCGCAGTCCTCGCCCTCGGCGTCGCCTTCTGGGCCACGCCCGGAGGAAGGCCCTGGTTCGAGGACCTCTGGCAGACCGTCGGCGGCTGGATCGGGGTCGCCTGATGACGTCCTTCCGCTACCACGTGGTGTCCCTCGCCGCGGTCTTCCTCGCTCTCGCCATCGGGATCGTGCTGGGTTCCGGGCCGATGCGCACAGCGCTCGTGCAGTCCCTGAGCGACGACGTCGACACGCTCGAGCAGCAGGTCGACGACGCGGCTTCCGAGGTCGAGACCGCGCAGGCGGAGGCCGAGGTCGGCAACGCCTACGCCGCCGAGCTCGAGGCGTTCCTCCTCGCCGACACCCTCGAGGGCGTCGATGTCGCCCTCGTGTCCGTGTCCGACCCGTCAGACTCTCGCGTCGAGTCGGCGCGCGAGGCCCTCGTGAAGGCCGGCGCGACGATCAGCGCCGACGTGACCGTTGAGGACGCCTGGACGGACTCGACCCAGAGCACGTTCAGGACGGCGCTCGCGGAGCAGCTCGCGGGACAGGTCGTGGACGTCGATCCCTCGACGACGTCCTCGGATCGGCTGCTCGCGCACGCGCTCGCGCAGTCGCTCGTGCCCACGGGCGACGACTCGGACGGCTCAAGCGTCCTGCTCGATCTCCTCAAGCAGGCCGACCTCGTGACGGGCACGATCACCGGCTCGTCGACCGCGATCGTGGTCGTCTCCGGCGACGGCGGCGATGACGAGGATGCTCGCGCGGCGGCCTCGGACACGCTTGCGGGAGTGGTCGGCGTCCTCGACGGATATGTCGATGGCACCGTGGCCACGCAGGGGGGGTCGGCCACGGGTGATCTTGCCTCGGCGCTTCGCAACGTGCCTGATACCGCCCAGATCAGCACCGTGACCCAGGTCGGCACCATCTACGGCCGCACCGCCGCCGCGCTCGCCCTCGTGGAGCAGATCGCGGGGGGCTCTGGCCACTACGGCGCGGGCTCTGACGGCACGCTGCTGCCGTCCTTCATCCAGGAGTCCGCCTCATGATCGGCGTGGCCGAGGCGACGCGCACCCGTTCTGACTGTTAGGATTGAAGCCCGTGGAGCGATCGAGATTCTCGTCCAATACGGACCATGTCACCCGGCACATCTTCGTCACGGGAGGCGTCGTCTCCTCCCTCGGGAAGGGCCTGACGGCTTCAAGCCTCGGCCGACTTCTCCGGTCGCGCGGACTGCGCGTCACGATGCAGAAGCTGGACCCGTACCTCAATGTCGACCCCGGAACGATGAACCCGTTCCAGCACGGCGAGGTGTTCGTCACGGACGATGGAGCGGAGACGGACCTCGACATCGGGCACTACGAGCGCTTCCTCGACGTGAAGCTCTCGGCCAGCTCGAATGTGACCACCGGCCAGGTCTACTCGCAGGTGATCGCCAAGGAGCGTCGTGGTGAGTACCTGGGCGACACGGTGCAGGTCATCCCGCACATCACCGACGAGATCAAGCGTCGCATGCGCGAGCAGGCGGGCCCTGAGATCGACGTGATCATCACGGAGATCGGCGGCACCGTCGGCGACATCGAGTCCCAGCCGTTCCTCGAGGCCGCGCGCCAGGTGCGCCACGACGTCGGCCGCGACGACGTGTTCTTCCTCCATGTCTCGCTCGTGCCGTACATCGGCCCGTCGGGGGAGCAGAAGACCAAGCCCACCCAGCACTCGGTCGCCGCGCTGCGTTCGATCGGTATCCAGCCCGACGCGCTCGTGCTGCGCTCGGACCGCCCGGTCCCGCAGTCGGTCAAGAACAAGATCGCGCTGTTCTGCGACGTCGAGCCCGACGCGGTCGTGAACGCGATCGACGCGCCGAGCATCTACGACATCCCGAAGGTGCTGCACTCCGAGGGCCTCGACGCCTACGTCGTCCGGCGCCTCGACCTGCCGTTCCACGACGTCCAGTGGGGCTCGTGGGACGACGTGCTGCGCCGCGTCCACCACCCGGCGCACGAGATCGAGGTCGCTCTCGTCGGCAAGTACATCGACCTGCCCGACGCCTACCTGTCGGTCAGCGAGGCGCTGCGTGCCGGAGGCTTCCACCACAACGCCAAGGTGAAGATCCGCTGGGTCGCCTCCGACGGCTGCCAGACCCCCGAGGGCGCCCAGAAGGCGCTCGGTGGCGTCGACTGCGTGCTCGTGCCCGGCGGCTTCGGCGTGCGCGGCGTCGACGGCAAGATCGGTGCGCTGCGCTGGGCGCGCGAGAACAAGGTGCCCACGCTCGGCATCTGCCTCGGCCTGCAGACCATGGTGATGGAGTACGCGCGCAATGTCGTGGGGCTCGAGGGCGCCTCGAGCTCGGAGTTCGACCCTGACACGCAGCACCCCGTCGTCGCCACGATGGAGGAGCAGCTCGCGATCGTCGACGGCCAGGGAGACCTCGGCGGCACGATGCGCCTCGGCGAGTACAAGGCCGTCCTGGTCCCGGGATCGGTGACCGCGGAGACCTACGGCACGACGACCGTGGGCGAGCGTCACCGCCACCGCTACGAGGTCAACAACAACTACCGCAAGCAGCTCGAGGACGCTGGCCTCGTCGTGTCGGGCGAGTCGCCCGACCGCTCGCTCGTCGAGTTCGTCGAGCTACCCGCGGACGTGCACCCGTACTACGTCGCGACGCAGGCGCACCCCGAGTTCCTCTCGCGGCCCACGAAGGCGCACCCGCTGTTCGCGGGGCTGATCGGCGCCGCCCTCGCGGCGCGCGAGGCGCCCGCGGATGAGGCCGCGGTCGCCGAGGCCTGAGAGGTGACGGACGACGCGTCGCTCGCCGACGTTCCCGGGCCGCGCCCCGTGCTCGCCACGCATGAGCGCTTCGAGGGCAAGGTCTGGGAGGTCGCGAGCGACGAGGTCGATCTGGGCGGATCTGGCGTCGTCACGCGCGACTATCTGCGTCACACCGGGGCGGTCGTCATCGTCGCGATGGACCAGCACGACAGGGTCTACCTGGTGCGTCAGTACCGTCACCCGGTAGGGACCGAGTGCTGGGAGCCCCCGGCCGGGCTCCTCGACGAGCCCGGCGAGTCTCCCGTCGACGCCGCGCGTCGCGAGCTCGCGGAGGAGACCGACCTCACCGCCGAGACGTGGCACACGCTCGTGGACTACTTCCCCTCGGGAGGCGGCACGTCGGAGGCGGTGCGAGTCTTCCTCGCCCGCGGCATCGGCAGCGTCCCCGAGGACGAGCGCCACGAGCGCGAGGCCGAGGAGGCCGACATGATCGGCGCCTGGGTCCCCCTGGACGATGCGGTCGCCGCGATCCTCGACGGCCGGATCCACGCATCGTCCGCGGTCGCGGGCCTGCTCGCGGCGGACCGCGCGCGCAGGGACGGCTACGCGTCGCTGCGCGCGGCCGACGCTCCCTGGTTGCGTCCCGAGGCGACGCGCCTCATCCGCTGAACGTTCCCGTCAGCGAGGCCTCGCCGAGCACGTGACCGACCATCGCGTCGACGGCCTCGTTGTACGCGAAGCCCTCGGACAGTCCGAGCATGGAGTCGAGCGCGTACACCGTGAACACATAGGAGTGCGTGCCCGACGGCGGGCACGGCCCGAAGTAGCCGGTGGTGCCCGCGTCGGTCGCGCCGTCGATGCCGAGCTCGTCCCAGGCGCCGGCGTCGACGCCCGAGGCGTCGGCCGGCACGTCGATCACGATGGCGTGCACGAAGTCGGAGGCGTCCACGTCGACGATCGCGAGCGCGTATGACGCGACGTCCTGGCTCGCGCCCGACCAGGAGAGCGCGGGGCTCGTGTTCGGGCCGTCGCACTGTCCGCCGAATGCCGTCGTTGAGGCGGAGTCGGGCAGGGCGGCCCCGTCGTCGAAGTCGGGGGACGTCAGGGACAGGGACGATGCGGTGGTCTCGGACGGGTCGACGTCGACGGGGGAGCCTGTCGGGGCGGTGGTCGGGTTGACGGGTGCCGACTCCTGGTCGGTGACTGTGTCGTCGCCCCCGCAGCCTGCGAGCATCGTCGTCGCGAGCGCGCCGATCGCGAGCCCTCCGAGGATGGTCCGCTTCCGCCGCGCCGCAGCCATGTCAGCCGCCCGCGACCTCCGGCGTGAAGCCCGCGGCGCGCAACGCGTCCAGGACCTCGGCCTGATGGTTCGGTCCCCGCGTCTCGACACTGAGCTGCAGCACCACATCGTTCAGTGTAAGTCCGAGGTCGTGGCGGGTGTGGAGGACCTCGATGACGTTCGCGCCGACCTCGGCGAGCACCTCGGAGACCCGTGCGAGTTGGCCGGGACGGTCGGGGAGCGGCACGCGCAGCGTCATGTAGCGGCCCGAGGCGACGAGCCCGTGAGCGATGATGCGCTGCAGAAGCAGCGGGTCGATGTTGCCGCCGGAGATCAGCGCGACCGTCGTCCCACTCGGTGCGACGTGGCCGCCGAGGATCGCGGCGACGGCGGCCGCCCCGGCGGGCTCGACGACGAGCTTGGTGCGCTCGAGCAGGAGCAGGACCGCCTTCGCGAGGTCGTCCTCGCTCACCGTGACGATCTGGTCCACATGGTCGCGCACGAGCGGGAACGTGTGGTCGCCGGGCCGGACCACCGCGATCCCGTCGGCGATCGTGGCGTGACGCTCGATCGTGACGGGGTGACCCGCGGCG comes from Demequina sp. NBRC 110054 and encodes:
- a CDS encoding HAD-IIA family hydrolase; translation: MTETSTLLGTELPLQEQHDVALVDLDGVAYRGPEAIPTAPPALATAREAGMRVVFVTNNANRSPETVAEHLTELGMPTTRDEVMTAAQAGAALLATLVPADARVLVVGGDGLVEAVRELGFAMVDSADDKPDAVIQGFNPDLRWRDLAEVAYAVQGGAVHVATNLDLTIPNERGIAPGNGSLVRAVAQATGAIPPAAGKPEKAMFHLAAAKADAKNPMMIGDRLDTDLMGARSAGYAGLLVLTGVDRAREAILAAPEMRPVYISDDMSGLAEPHPSTALVDGWWTVRDARARVVDGALETEGGTRIDRVRAACAAAWSFVDEGGELNIEALPAHGVA
- a CDS encoding TlyA family RNA methyltransferase, with product MRLDRALAERGLARSRSHAQELIRSGAVTVDGAVSTKPALMVDEVTSIEVHGQTDYVSRAAFKLLGALDATAPLGLDISGMTALDAGASTGGFTQVLLERGIGHVHAVDVGHGQLSERIAADPRVTAREGVNVRDLTSASEGAGVDLVVADLSFISLKIVLPALVDFAREGAQMLLMVKPQFEVGRERLGSGGVVTSLSDRAEAVAAVLAEARALGLVVRHVERSMLPGPHGNVEFFVWVGGAWQASDQNATAPAWPVLDDEAQAAAIAREVTSSSDKEGE
- a CDS encoding NAD kinase, whose protein sequence is MGRRILIVANPHREDTLAAVEVARHALESSGVETCAVFDMEQDVPIEAALVLGGDGTMLHAAHLTRDAGIPLLGVNLGHVGFLAELERDDVAHAAQRLADGAYTIEERGTVDVSVVSPDGSIESGWALNEATIERANPRTMLEVSLAVDGRPLSSFGCDGIVVATATGSTAHAFSGGGPVLWPSVEGLLLVPLAAHALFARPLVVGPDSTYTITVVPHSETAGHVVLDGSRTMDLEPGGRVEVAYSAGRVKLARLTDAPFTDRLVRKFHLPTTGWREDGRVRAPGVAGESH
- the recN gene encoding DNA repair protein RecN, with amino-acid sequence MLHELSIENLGVIDSARLELGPGLTVVSGETGAGKTMVLTGLGLILGSKAVPATVRAGADSALAEAVIDVEPGSDQADRLEDAGAVLDEDGTVVVSRSVGATTRSRTVIGGRTVPQALLADLAGAWVTVHGQSEQQRLRSAARQRALLDEYAGTKHAEVLGEFTAAWDAWREARDELERMESGADRARMEAARMRDDLAAIDEVDPQPGEDEQLAAEAAVLQNSEAVRAGVAGAHEAIDGESELTLVIAVDAARRALAEAARHDPALDELEKRLAEISYTASDVSMELSSYLDRMDADPARLDEVLTRRSALAGLMRRIGADMDGLLEYRLRAAETVAEDDEWDERLESRREAAARAEARVRDVAARVTEGRVAAAARLATAVNAELEQLAMPDSQFAVDVEPDELRHSGADAVTMTLAAHPGAPARPVGEAASGGELSRVMLAIEVALARGAHRPGHTFVFDEVDAGVGGKAAQSVGRRLAELARTHQVLVVTHLAQVAAFADTHVVVAKSTDGSITRSQVAAVTGDVRVQEIARLLSGHEDSDTARAHALELLEASTVAP
- the steA gene encoding putative cytokinetic ring protein SteA, with the translated sequence MKPTPRRDTAPTEGEVSGPLRLETNARALLRRLRAGDVAVLDLMDLDSRTAEELIEARPAAVINTQRTLSGRYPAGGAAVLVGAGLRVVDEAGSAVMALADGTHVTVGADGVVSADGDELARGTVLSPESVGEEMLAAEEGLHVQLAAFAADAVDRVEAEAPLLLDAEGLPETGVDLSGKQVVVVAPGYRHKERLAALRPYLREHRPVIIAVSEAADSVVESAYPAAIVLGDVETVSERALKRASHISLHDPSGGDAGASRLDPLGLAHSRVVSTLGSADLAILLAHAGGAASIVTLGVPARLTELLETAAHDQTTGAAGTFLARLQASDRIIDAEALAVLYRHRYPWWVVAALLASAVLALGVAFWATPGGRPWFEDLWQTVGGWIGVA
- a CDS encoding copper transporter; translation: MTSFRYHVVSLAAVFLALAIGIVLGSGPMRTALVQSLSDDVDTLEQQVDDAASEVETAQAEAEVGNAYAAELEAFLLADTLEGVDVALVSVSDPSDSRVESAREALVKAGATISADVTVEDAWTDSTQSTFRTALAEQLAGQVVDVDPSTTSSDRLLAHALAQSLVPTGDDSDGSSVLLDLLKQADLVTGTITGSSTAIVVVSGDGGDDEDARAAASDTLAGVVGVLDGYVDGTVATQGGSATGDLASALRNVPDTAQISTVTQVGTIYGRTAAALALVEQIAGGSGHYGAGSDGTLLPSFIQESAS
- a CDS encoding CTP synthase; its protein translation is MERSRFSSNTDHVTRHIFVTGGVVSSLGKGLTASSLGRLLRSRGLRVTMQKLDPYLNVDPGTMNPFQHGEVFVTDDGAETDLDIGHYERFLDVKLSASSNVTTGQVYSQVIAKERRGEYLGDTVQVIPHITDEIKRRMREQAGPEIDVIITEIGGTVGDIESQPFLEAARQVRHDVGRDDVFFLHVSLVPYIGPSGEQKTKPTQHSVAALRSIGIQPDALVLRSDRPVPQSVKNKIALFCDVEPDAVVNAIDAPSIYDIPKVLHSEGLDAYVVRRLDLPFHDVQWGSWDDVLRRVHHPAHEIEVALVGKYIDLPDAYLSVSEALRAGGFHHNAKVKIRWVASDGCQTPEGAQKALGGVDCVLVPGGFGVRGVDGKIGALRWARENKVPTLGICLGLQTMVMEYARNVVGLEGASSSEFDPDTQHPVVATMEEQLAIVDGQGDLGGTMRLGEYKAVLVPGSVTAETYGTTTVGERHRHRYEVNNNYRKQLEDAGLVVSGESPDRSLVEFVELPADVHPYYVATQAHPEFLSRPTKAHPLFAGLIGAALAAREAPADEAAVAEA
- a CDS encoding NUDIX hydrolase, yielding MTDDASLADVPGPRPVLATHERFEGKVWEVASDEVDLGGSGVVTRDYLRHTGAVVIVAMDQHDRVYLVRQYRHPVGTECWEPPAGLLDEPGESPVDAARRELAEETDLTAETWHTLVDYFPSGGGTSEAVRVFLARGIGSVPEDERHEREAEEADMIGAWVPLDDAVAAILDGRIHASSAVAGLLAADRARRDGYASLRAADAPWLRPEATRLIR
- a CDS encoding YbhB/YbcL family Raf kinase inhibitor-like protein — its product is MAAARRKRTILGGLAIGALATTMLAGCGGDDTVTDQESAPVNPTTAPTGSPVDVDPSETTASSLSLTSPDFDDGAALPDSASTTAFGGQCDGPNTSPALSWSGASQDVASYALAIVDVDASDFVHAIVIDVPADASGVDAGAWDELGIDGATDAGTTGYFGPCPPSGTHSYVFTVYALDSMLGLSEGFAYNEAVDAMVGHVLGEASLTGTFSG